From the Oleiharenicola lentus genome, one window contains:
- the lysA gene encoding diaminopimelate decarboxylase — MHSLHYVGQKLHCESVDLAAIAQLHGTPTYVYSAQTIANNYQRLAASLTGLDLQICYAMKANSNLAILRHFANLGAAFDLVSGGELRRVTAAGGAANRSVFAGVGKSEAEIRLAIEAGVYGFHVESEPELARINHVAGQLGKKAPIAIRINPDVDAKTHAKITTGKSDNKFGIPLKHAAEAYAAAAKFPHLEIKGVQMHIGSQLTSVTPFAEAVAKVVPFVAELKKTYGISYFSIGGGIGIIYQDALASGQQSWWDAKPEAERPLTPETYGATLKPLLAPLGLKILLEPGRFLVGNAGVLLSRVEYLKRGANKNFLVVDAAMNDLVRPAMYEAYHEIVPLTRDSARPALKADIVGPICESGDCFAKDRTLQSVGEGELVAFMSAGAYGYTMASRYNTRAQAAEVLVSGSRFELVNGRESFESMIAGEKIPAFLKT, encoded by the coding sequence ATGCATTCTTTACACTACGTCGGACAAAAACTCCACTGCGAGTCGGTTGATCTCGCCGCCATCGCCCAACTGCACGGCACGCCGACCTACGTCTATAGTGCGCAGACGATTGCCAACAACTACCAGCGTCTCGCCGCCAGCCTGACCGGCCTGGATTTGCAGATCTGTTACGCGATGAAGGCCAACTCCAACCTGGCCATCCTGCGCCACTTCGCGAACCTCGGCGCGGCCTTCGACCTCGTGAGTGGCGGCGAATTGCGCCGCGTAACCGCCGCAGGCGGCGCGGCCAACCGCAGCGTCTTCGCCGGCGTGGGCAAGTCCGAGGCCGAGATCCGCCTGGCCATCGAGGCCGGCGTCTATGGCTTCCACGTGGAGAGCGAGCCGGAGCTCGCCCGCATCAACCACGTCGCCGGCCAGCTGGGCAAAAAGGCGCCCATCGCCATCCGCATCAACCCCGACGTGGACGCCAAGACCCACGCCAAGATCACCACCGGCAAGAGCGACAACAAGTTCGGCATCCCGCTCAAGCATGCCGCCGAGGCCTATGCCGCCGCCGCAAAATTCCCGCACCTCGAGATCAAGGGTGTGCAGATGCATATCGGCTCCCAGCTCACCTCGGTCACCCCCTTCGCCGAGGCCGTGGCCAAGGTCGTGCCCTTCGTCGCCGAGCTCAAGAAGACCTACGGCATCTCCTATTTCAGCATCGGTGGCGGTATCGGCATCATCTATCAGGACGCCCTCGCCAGCGGCCAACAGTCCTGGTGGGACGCCAAGCCCGAGGCCGAGCGCCCGCTCACGCCCGAGACCTACGGCGCCACCCTCAAGCCGCTGCTCGCCCCGCTCGGCCTCAAGATCCTGCTCGAGCCCGGCCGCTTCCTCGTCGGCAACGCCGGCGTGCTCCTCTCCCGCGTCGAATACCTCAAGCGTGGTGCGAACAAGAACTTCCTCGTCGTCGATGCCGCGATGAACGACCTTGTGCGACCGGCCATGTATGAGGCCTACCACGAGATCGTCCCGCTCACCCGCGACAGCGCTCGCCCCGCCCTGAAGGCCGACATCGTCGGCCCGATCTGCGAGTCCGGCGATTGCTTCGCCAAGGACCGCACGCTCCAGTCCGTCGGCGAGGGTGAACTGGTCGCCTTCATGAGCGCCGGCGCCTACGGCTACACCATGGCCAGCCGCTACAACACGCGGGCGCAGGCCGCGGAGGTCTTGGTCTCCGGCAGCCGGTTCGAGCTGGTCAATGGGCGCGAAAGTTTTGAGTCTATGATCGCCGGGGAAAAGATCCCGGCCTTCCTCAAGACGTGA
- a CDS encoding NAD(P)H-dependent glycerol-3-phosphate dehydrogenase: MSDSRPLHFTVIGAGAWGTAVAVHLARRGQRAMLVTRRPEHAVTMQLARENRDYLPGVKLPETLSVTSDLRAALLEAEVALIASPSHALREWCSRMQAELGGAGQLQLFISLVKGLELGTLLRPSEVMAQAFPGLNVATLTGPTNASEVAQGLPAAVVLAAARPGEFVDRVQAAMSGSTLRLYTSDDLAGAEYGASLKNIYAISAGFCDGLKLGDNSKASLITRALTEMVRVGETLGAKRETFYGLSGFGDLVATCHGAWSRNRQFGEQIGAGAAVADLLAGRKTVVEGYRTTQALHDLCLQRGITAPILGEVHAILYQGKKPMDALMSLMTRELKRETHSPFPRK, from the coding sequence ATGTCCGATTCGCGCCCTCTCCACTTCACGGTCATCGGTGCGGGTGCATGGGGCACGGCGGTGGCGGTCCATCTCGCCCGCCGCGGCCAGCGCGCGATGCTCGTCACCCGGCGGCCGGAACATGCCGTCACGATGCAGCTGGCGCGCGAAAACCGTGACTACCTGCCGGGGGTGAAGCTGCCGGAAACGCTGAGTGTCACGTCCGACCTTCGGGCCGCGCTGCTCGAAGCCGAGGTCGCGCTCATCGCCAGTCCGTCGCATGCCTTGCGCGAGTGGTGCAGCCGCATGCAGGCCGAGCTCGGCGGCGCGGGCCAACTGCAGCTGTTCATCAGCCTCGTGAAGGGCCTCGAACTTGGCACGCTGCTCCGCCCCAGCGAGGTGATGGCGCAGGCCTTTCCCGGCCTGAATGTCGCCACGCTCACCGGCCCGACCAACGCCTCCGAGGTCGCGCAGGGTCTGCCGGCCGCCGTCGTGCTGGCCGCGGCCCGGCCCGGTGAGTTCGTGGACCGGGTGCAGGCGGCCATGAGCGGTTCAACGCTCCGCCTCTACACCAGCGACGACCTCGCCGGGGCCGAATACGGCGCCAGCCTCAAGAACATCTACGCGATCAGCGCCGGTTTTTGCGACGGCCTGAAGCTCGGGGACAATTCCAAGGCTTCGCTCATCACCCGCGCCCTCACCGAGATGGTGCGCGTGGGCGAGACACTCGGCGCGAAGCGCGAGACCTTCTACGGCCTGAGCGGCTTCGGCGACCTCGTGGCCACCTGCCACGGCGCGTGGAGTCGCAACCGCCAGTTCGGCGAACAGATCGGCGCGGGCGCCGCCGTGGCCGACCTGCTGGCCGGCCGCAAGACCGTCGTCGAGGGTTACCGCACCACGCAGGCGCTCCATGACCTGTGTCTCCAGCGCGGCATCACCGCCCCGATCCTCGGCGAGGTCCATGCGATCCTTTATCAGGGCAAGAAGCCGATGGACGCGCTGATGTCGCTGATGACCCGCGAGCTGAAACGCGAGACGCACTCGCCGTTTCCGAGGAAATAG
- a CDS encoding PLP-dependent transferase, with the protein MKTTPSRQPKIPEEPTHAVAEARLLSPRRKTSRATTTRALALEQLAHFSIDPRSPTGRPLLALAEKLYAAHGDVMELWETTTRELARLPREDRLALFNAKKFLSFQLAKLLDTLQNPTRKTHQSLGYSNTTTLAKGPYPVFDNVTALFSANPVITRTATYLFACSEWIDDAFQGREMLHEIYSRLMNPTSITLANHIVDVECGPHAGEYLAWNFNSGMAAIDGVLSHLVGYEDIILSSRNIYGGAYQLIHDWFGKRSNLDVAVHFFDGTTEADFRSALARVRAQHHDRLAAGRRIYVYLESPCNPHGVFLDVPAICRAAHAELLTVILDGTVATPFLVRPLQAADPAERPDFLLHSYTKDLTGHGTTTAGVVIGRNEQMFIPKGGQSPAGHSWSDTLFWNVYYVKGAFLDSDKAFEVLTGMKTLEARMLRKCINTAIFARWLASHPQVTVSGPANPADANHAVTGRLSYLGLPAPLFTIHFEKAKISRTTLERFYDTLTPMFGHMVSLGQSNTMVLCPALTTHSELGETALREAGITPTTIRISVGDENPRELIRDFLLAVRNALDPDKPGFSAKFLTGTAVDRLVDETYLDIHRRHAAAQPRFAEAIV; encoded by the coding sequence ATGAAGACCACCCCGTCCCGCCAGCCCAAGATCCCCGAAGAGCCGACGCATGCCGTCGCCGAAGCCCGCCTCCTCTCCCCCCGCCGCAAGACCAGCCGCGCCACCACCACCCGGGCGCTCGCGCTCGAACAGCTCGCCCACTTCAGTATCGATCCGCGCAGCCCCACCGGCCGGCCGCTGCTGGCGCTGGCGGAGAAGCTCTACGCCGCGCATGGCGACGTGATGGAGCTCTGGGAAACCACCACCCGGGAACTCGCGCGCCTGCCCCGCGAGGACCGGCTCGCCCTCTTCAACGCGAAGAAGTTCCTCAGCTTCCAGCTCGCGAAGCTGCTCGACACGCTGCAAAATCCCACACGCAAGACCCACCAGTCGCTGGGCTACTCCAACACCACGACACTGGCGAAGGGGCCCTATCCGGTCTTCGACAACGTCACGGCGCTCTTCTCGGCCAACCCTGTCATCACGCGCACGGCCACCTACCTGTTTGCCTGCTCGGAGTGGATCGACGACGCCTTCCAAGGGCGCGAGATGCTGCACGAGATCTACTCGCGCCTGATGAACCCGACGTCGATCACGCTCGCCAATCACATCGTGGACGTCGAGTGCGGGCCGCACGCCGGTGAATACCTCGCCTGGAACTTCAACTCCGGCATGGCGGCGATCGACGGCGTCCTCTCCCACCTCGTCGGCTACGAGGACATCATCCTCTCCTCGCGCAACATCTACGGCGGGGCCTACCAGCTCATCCACGACTGGTTCGGCAAGCGCAGCAACCTCGACGTGGCCGTGCATTTCTTCGACGGCACCACGGAGGCTGACTTCCGGTCCGCCTTGGCCCGGGTGCGCGCGCAACACCACGACCGGCTCGCCGCCGGCCGGCGCATCTACGTTTATCTCGAGAGTCCCTGCAACCCGCACGGCGTGTTCCTCGATGTGCCGGCCATCTGTCGCGCCGCGCACGCCGAACTCCTCACCGTCATCCTCGACGGGACCGTCGCCACGCCGTTCCTGGTGCGGCCGCTCCAGGCCGCCGATCCCGCCGAGCGCCCCGACTTCCTGCTGCACAGCTACACCAAGGACCTCACCGGCCACGGCACGACCACCGCCGGTGTCGTCATCGGGCGCAACGAGCAGATGTTCATCCCGAAGGGCGGGCAGTCGCCCGCCGGTCACTCGTGGAGCGACACGCTCTTCTGGAATGTCTATTACGTGAAGGGCGCCTTCCTCGACTCCGACAAGGCCTTCGAGGTGCTCACCGGCATGAAGACGCTCGAGGCGCGCATGCTGCGGAAATGCATCAACACCGCGATCTTCGCCCGCTGGCTCGCCTCGCACCCGCAGGTCACGGTGAGCGGCCCGGCCAATCCCGCCGATGCCAACCACGCGGTGACCGGACGCCTGTCCTACCTCGGCCTGCCCGCGCCGCTGTTCACGATCCACTTCGAAAAGGCGAAGATCTCGCGGACCACGCTCGAACGTTTCTACGACACACTCACCCCGATGTTCGGCCACATGGTGTCGCTGGGCCAAAGCAACACGATGGTGCTGTGCCCGGCGCTCACGACTCATTCCGAGCTCGGTGAGACCGCGCTCAGGGAAGCCGGAATCACGCCGACCACCATCCGCATCTCCGTGGGCGACGAAAACCCGCGCGAGCTGATCCGCGACTTCCTGCTGGCCGTGCGCAACGCCCTTGACCCGGACAAGCCGGGTTTCAGCGCCAAGTTCCTCACCGGCACCGCCGTGGACCGTCTCGTGGACGAGACCTATCTCGACATCCACCGCCGCCACGCCGCTGCGCAGCCGCGATTCGCGGAGGCGATAGTCTAG
- a CDS encoding methyltransferase family protein translates to MHALELRIPPVVVGLLLGSAMVAAAHFTPALGFTVPGATFFAVGLAGAGVVVAGLGVVAFRRARTTVNPLQPAAASHLVVAGIYRHTRNPMYLGMLLVLLGWGLFLGNALGLGLAMLFIPLMNRLQIGPEERILTNLFGRQFTTYQSTVRRWL, encoded by the coding sequence ATGCACGCTCTCGAACTGAGAATACCGCCCGTCGTCGTTGGCCTGCTCCTCGGATCAGCCATGGTAGCGGCCGCGCATTTCACGCCCGCTTTGGGCTTCACTGTGCCGGGAGCCACCTTCTTCGCCGTCGGCCTGGCCGGGGCGGGCGTGGTTGTCGCCGGGCTGGGCGTCGTCGCCTTCCGTCGGGCGCGCACCACCGTCAACCCGCTGCAACCCGCCGCCGCCTCGCACCTCGTCGTAGCCGGCATCTACCGGCACACGCGCAACCCGATGTATCTCGGCATGCTACTCGTCCTGTTGGGCTGGGGCCTGTTTCTCGGCAACGCCCTCGGGCTCGGCCTTGCCATGCTGTTCATCCCGCTGATGAACCGGCTCCAGATCGGACCTGAGGAGCGGATCCTGACCAACCTCTTCGGACGTCAGTTCACAACCTATCAATCCACCGTGCGCCGCTGGCTCTGA
- a CDS encoding AbgT family transporter, translating to MTQSPAPAAQTSAFQRFLNTIERVGNLLPNPSTLFAFLAVVVVLLSWIFARMGVSVTHPATGQPVPVISLLNVEGLHRMLTQLVPNFVAFPPLGTVLACLVGIAVAERTGLITAGLRLIVLASPRRWLTPIVVFGGILSHSGADVGYVLFVPLGAAIFHAAGRHPLAGLAAAFAGVAGGFSANIVLSTIDALLAGITQAAAAVVRPGILVNPAANWYFLVAASVLITAVGTWVTHRFIEPRLGTYTGDAKPEPIKPLSADEKRGLRYTVTAVLGLTGLVLWGTLTEGGFLLDPKNPTFLASYFIRGLIFFIFFYGLIAGLAYGIGARTIRNDNDVIRGMDASVSAMGSYIVMAFFAAQFLAYFNWTNLGTVMAVKGAGVIKDLNLQGSPILLMMSLVIFTAVVNLVIGSASAKWTLLAPIFVPMFMLLGYSPELVQGAYRVGDSCTNIVTPLNQYFPLILGFASRYVPNTGIGTMLAMMVPYSLAFLVFWSLLLIAWIALGLPMGPGAGLTLPPI from the coding sequence ATGACACAATCCCCCGCCCCGGCCGCTCAGACCTCGGCGTTTCAGCGGTTTCTGAACACAATCGAGCGCGTCGGCAACCTGCTGCCCAACCCCTCAACCCTGTTCGCTTTCCTGGCCGTCGTGGTGGTGCTGCTGTCGTGGATTTTCGCCCGCATGGGGGTCTCCGTCACCCATCCGGCCACGGGCCAGCCGGTGCCGGTCATCAGCCTGCTCAACGTCGAGGGTCTGCACCGGATGCTGACGCAGCTGGTGCCCAACTTCGTGGCCTTCCCACCGCTTGGCACCGTGCTGGCTTGCCTCGTGGGCATCGCGGTGGCCGAACGCACGGGGCTCATCACCGCCGGCCTGCGGCTGATCGTGCTGGCCTCGCCGCGGCGCTGGCTGACCCCGATCGTGGTGTTCGGCGGCATCCTGTCTCACTCCGGCGCCGATGTGGGTTATGTGCTCTTCGTGCCACTGGGCGCGGCGATCTTTCACGCTGCCGGCCGGCATCCGCTGGCGGGCTTGGCGGCGGCGTTCGCGGGTGTGGCGGGCGGCTTCAGTGCCAACATCGTGCTCAGCACCATCGACGCCCTGCTGGCTGGCATCACCCAGGCCGCCGCGGCCGTGGTGCGGCCCGGCATTTTGGTGAACCCGGCCGCCAACTGGTATTTTCTCGTGGCCGCTTCCGTGCTCATCACCGCCGTCGGCACCTGGGTAACCCACCGGTTCATTGAGCCGCGCCTTGGCACCTACACGGGCGACGCCAAGCCCGAGCCGATCAAGCCGCTTAGCGCCGACGAAAAACGCGGTCTGCGTTACACCGTGACCGCGGTGCTGGGCCTGACCGGCCTCGTGCTTTGGGGCACGCTCACGGAAGGCGGCTTCCTGCTTGATCCGAAGAACCCGACCTTCCTCGCCTCCTACTTCATCCGCGGGCTGATCTTCTTCATCTTCTTCTACGGCCTGATCGCCGGCCTCGCCTACGGCATCGGCGCCCGCACCATCCGCAACGACAACGACGTGATCCGCGGCATGGACGCCTCGGTCTCCGCGATGGGCTCCTACATCGTGATGGCGTTCTTTGCGGCGCAGTTCCTTGCCTATTTCAACTGGACCAACCTCGGAACGGTGATGGCCGTGAAGGGCGCCGGGGTCATCAAGGATCTCAACCTCCAGGGCAGCCCCATCCTGCTCATGATGTCGCTGGTGATCTTCACCGCGGTCGTGAACCTCGTGATCGGCAGCGCCTCGGCCAAGTGGACGCTGCTGGCGCCGATCTTCGTGCCGATGTTCATGCTGCTCGGCTACTCGCCCGAACTCGTGCAGGGCGCCTACCGCGTCGGCGACAGCTGCACCAACATCGTCACGCCGCTGAACCAGTATTTCCCGCTCATCCTCGGCTTCGCCTCGCGCTACGTGCCCAACACCGGCATCGGCACCATGCTGGCGATGATGGTGCCCTACTCGCTCGCTTTCCTCGTCTTCTGGTCGCTGCTGCTGATCGCCTGGATCGCCCTCGGCCTGCCGATGGGGCCCGGCGCCGGCCTCACCCTGCCCCCGATCTGA
- a CDS encoding RNA polymerase sigma factor — MARRPDQLAAELNSHRNAFKAFLAARVGSEAEAEDILQNGLLKALKHADEVQDDAKLTAWFYQLLRNAVVDHYRARGSVRRRHDGLGEMIAALGEDITAAPKGLEPQLCGCLGGVVDTLKPQHAELLRRVDLNGESVQAAAKALKMTPNSASVTLHRARKDLRARLETFCGDCAQGSCLDCDCAERDDS, encoded by the coding sequence ATGGCCCGCCGCCCCGACCAGCTCGCTGCCGAGCTCAACTCGCACCGCAACGCCTTCAAAGCGTTCCTCGCGGCACGCGTCGGCAGCGAGGCCGAGGCGGAGGACATCCTGCAAAACGGCCTGCTCAAGGCGCTCAAGCATGCCGACGAGGTGCAGGACGACGCCAAGCTCACCGCCTGGTTCTACCAGCTGTTGCGCAACGCCGTCGTGGACCACTACCGCGCCCGCGGCTCCGTGCGCCGGCGGCATGACGGGCTCGGCGAAATGATCGCCGCGTTGGGCGAGGACATCACCGCCGCGCCCAAGGGCTTGGAGCCGCAACTGTGCGGTTGCCTAGGCGGCGTGGTGGACACGCTGAAACCCCAGCACGCCGAGTTGCTCCGCCGCGTGGACTTGAACGGTGAATCCGTGCAGGCCGCCGCGAAGGCGCTTAAAATGACGCCGAACAGCGCCAGTGTCACCCTGCACCGGGCCCGCAAGGACTTGCGCGCGCGGCTTGAAACTTTCTGCGGCGACTGCGCCCAAGGCTCCTGTCTGGATTGCGACTGCGCCGAGCGGGACGATTCCTGA
- a CDS encoding copper-translocating P-type ATPase, whose translation MNSSPSNHPAGHGHHHGAASARMQVPAPSEPVYMGLPHERYLRPKLYVAAALTIPVLFMAMGEMFAPDLVHEFSPLMSGWLQWLLTTLIFFWAGAPFIRRWWKSIRERDTNMFTLTVTGTGAAYFYSSAAMLFWGRFPAEYQTHHGVPLYFEATAFITTIVLLGQILEQRAHARTDAAIRALMDLAPKIAHRIGSDGSETDVPVESIHPGDQLRVRPGENLPVDGVLTGGTAEIDESMLTGEPLPVTKDSGDKVSAGTLNTTGSFVYRAERVGADTLLAQIVGLVQAATESEAPIARLADRVSAWFTPAVLAIAAITFLAWGLFAPEQGWLYGLLNAVAVLIIACPCALGLATPVSLVTGIGRGAQAGVLVKDAAALEALAGANTLLIDKTGTLTLGRPQVTFIRTSGNLDKSELLRLAASAESSSEHPLARAIVSAAKARGLPLAPAHDFSAKPGAGVSATVEERRVELSRAAAGYELPEHPTATLVSVTIDGREAGVIALADTLKTGAASAITELQRLGLRIVMVSGDRTAAARAVAQQLGLDGFYAEVTPARKQDLVREHQARGERVVFAGDGLNDAPALAAANVGIAMGTGTDVAMHSAGLVLVKGDLAALVRAVHLSRAVMRNIRQNLFWAFAYNTAGLPLAAGALFPFTGWLLSPMFAGAAMSLSSITVVANALRLRRLKL comes from the coding sequence GTGAATTCTTCTCCGTCCAACCATCCGGCCGGGCATGGTCATCACCACGGCGCAGCCTCAGCGCGCATGCAGGTGCCGGCGCCCAGCGAACCCGTTTACATGGGTCTGCCGCACGAGCGCTACCTGCGGCCGAAACTCTACGTCGCCGCCGCGCTGACGATCCCCGTGCTGTTCATGGCCATGGGCGAGATGTTCGCCCCGGATCTCGTGCACGAATTTTCACCGCTCATGAGCGGCTGGCTGCAATGGCTCCTGACCACGCTCATCTTCTTCTGGGCCGGCGCGCCGTTCATCCGCCGCTGGTGGAAATCCATCCGCGAGCGTGACACCAACATGTTCACGCTCACCGTGACCGGCACCGGCGCGGCCTATTTCTACAGCTCGGCGGCCATGCTGTTCTGGGGTCGCTTCCCGGCGGAATACCAGACGCACCACGGCGTGCCGTTGTATTTCGAGGCCACGGCTTTCATCACGACCATCGTGCTGCTCGGCCAGATTCTCGAGCAACGCGCCCACGCCCGCACCGACGCGGCCATCCGTGCCCTCATGGACCTCGCACCCAAGATCGCGCACCGCATCGGGAGCGACGGCTCCGAAACAGACGTGCCGGTCGAATCCATCCATCCGGGCGACCAACTCCGCGTGCGCCCCGGCGAAAACCTGCCGGTGGACGGCGTGCTCACTGGGGGCACGGCCGAGATCGACGAGTCCATGCTCACCGGCGAACCGCTGCCCGTGACCAAGGATTCCGGCGACAAAGTCAGCGCCGGCACGCTGAACACCACCGGCTCCTTCGTTTATCGTGCCGAGCGTGTCGGCGCGGACACGCTGCTCGCACAGATCGTCGGGCTCGTTCAAGCCGCCACCGAAAGCGAGGCCCCCATCGCGCGACTCGCCGACCGGGTTTCCGCGTGGTTCACGCCCGCTGTGCTCGCCATCGCCGCGATTACTTTCCTCGCCTGGGGCCTGTTCGCCCCGGAACAAGGCTGGCTCTACGGACTGCTGAACGCCGTGGCTGTCCTCATCATCGCCTGCCCCTGCGCGCTGGGCCTCGCCACGCCCGTCTCGCTCGTCACCGGCATCGGCCGCGGCGCGCAGGCCGGCGTCCTGGTGAAGGACGCGGCCGCGTTGGAGGCTCTGGCCGGCGCGAACACCCTGCTCATCGACAAGACCGGCACGCTTACGCTCGGCCGGCCGCAGGTCACCTTCATCCGCACTTCCGGCAATCTCGACAAATCCGAACTGCTCCGCCTTGCCGCCTCCGCCGAATCCAGCAGCGAGCACCCGCTGGCCCGGGCCATTGTGTCGGCAGCCAAGGCGCGCGGCCTGCCGCTGGCCCCCGCGCACGACTTCTCAGCCAAACCCGGCGCCGGCGTCAGCGCCACCGTCGAGGAACGCCGCGTGGAGCTGAGCCGCGCCGCCGCGGGCTACGAATTGCCCGAACATCCCACGGCAACCCTCGTCAGCGTGACGATTGACGGTCGCGAGGCCGGCGTGATCGCCCTCGCCGACACGCTCAAAACCGGCGCGGCGTCCGCAATCACCGAACTGCAGCGGCTCGGCCTGCGTATCGTCATGGTATCGGGCGACCGCACCGCCGCGGCCCGGGCCGTGGCGCAGCAACTCGGGCTCGACGGCTTCTACGCGGAGGTCACGCCGGCCCGCAAACAGGATCTCGTGCGCGAGCACCAGGCTCGCGGCGAACGCGTGGTCTTCGCCGGCGACGGCCTCAACGACGCTCCCGCGCTGGCCGCGGCCAACGTGGGCATCGCCATGGGCACGGGCACCGACGTGGCCATGCACAGCGCCGGCCTCGTGTTGGTGAAGGGCGACCTCGCCGCCCTCGTCCGTGCCGTGCATCTGAGCCGCGCCGTAATGCGTAACATCCGGCAAAATCTCTTCTGGGCCTTCGCCTACAACACCGCCGGTCTGCCCCTGGCCGCGGGAGCGCTCTTCCCGTTCACCGGCTGGCTGCTCAGCCCGATGTTTGCCGGAGCGGCCATGAGCCTGAGCTCCATCACCGTCGTGGCCAACGCCCTGCGCCTGCGCCGATTGAAACTGTGA